The Methanobacterium sp. genomic interval TATCAGGTTGCAACAAACAATGCAAGAATATTAGGAGAGTTAGAAGAACTTATAATAAATGGCAAAACAGGTAAAATCACCGACGTTGTCATTAAAGTTGAAAAAGGTAGAAATATAAACGTTAAAGGCGCAAAGAAAAAAGGAGATCATCTTTTAGTCCCATTTGGAAAAGTTGAAAAAGTCGGTGAATTTATAATAATTTCAGAATCATAAACTGAATACATTATAATTCAAACATTATCTTCTTAGTATCTTATTTTAACTGAATAAATTTTAAGAATTAAGGCCCGTAATAGAACGGATGCTTGAATACGTCTTTTTCACTTATAAATTCATCTATTGAAGGTTCTTTTGTGAATGCTCTTTTTATTGCTAATTTAGTGGCTTCGTAATTATATTTATAAATTTTATCTTTATCTTTAGCATCAGGATGTACAAAAACGCTGCAAATAATGCACAGTTCTTCAACTTTTTCTTCTGGAATGATCTCTCCATAGACAGAGTCGATTACAGCCATTGCTACAGCCTTTTGTGCAGGTCCAAAAATCTTCACAGCATCAACCATTCTGTTTATTGTAACTTTTGGTGCAATAATTGTTATTGGCTTGGCCACAAGATTAAGGGCAATGATTGCATAAAGTGGAGTATGTTTTTCCATTTGAATTGCAATGGCATTTGCAAATGATTGTCCAACAGGGCCTTCTTTATCTCCTATTATTAAATCTATATGTGCAGATTCATCTCCTTCTCCGACACGTGCTTCACTGTTTAAATACATAATAATAATACCTCATTTATTATGTACTTAAAATAGTTAATAGTTTAGGGAGATAATGTATTAACTAAATAACTAATAAATAAAAAAAGAAATAAAAACATTGAATAGGTCCTATCCAATGATTACATGCCTTTTAAACTCATATCAAGCATTCTTTTGGTTTCTTCAGCAAGCTCAGGAGGCAATCCAGTAATATCCATGCTCAAGAAACCTCTTACAATCATAGAAGCCGCTTCTTCTTCTGTAAGTCCTCTTGACATCAAATATAAAACTTCTTCTTCAGCTATTTTACCAACAGCGGCCTCGTGAGACATTTCAAGTTCAGTAGCGCTACCTTCAAGCTCCGGAACAGCGTAAATCATTGAATCGTCTGATAAGACCAATCCATGGCATTCTAAATGTCCTTTAACATGTTGTGTCCTGCCTGCGAGGTGTCCACGGGAGTAAATCTGAGATTGATCCTTGGAAACTGCCCTTGAAATCATTTCACTGCTTGATCCTTCTCCTTCTAATAAAACTCTGGATCCCATATCTAAAATGGAGTCTTTTTGACCGCCAAGAATGGATTGGAACAACACTTTCGAGTTTTTACCTGAACAGTATGCTGTAGGATATGATTGAATGCTTCTAACGGGACTTGTAAGTATATAATTGCTGATATAGGTTGATTCGTCCCCTACCATTACACCGGTTCTTGGACGAACATCTACCTGTTCTGCCCAGTTATGAACCATTGTAAATGTAATTTTAGATCCTGGTTTAAGGTAAAATTCAGAAACCCCTACGTGAAGCGCTGAACTTACATCTTCACCAGTCGCACAACCTGTAATAATGTGTAATTCTGAATTTTCTTCTGCAATTATGATATTATGTGCAGTTTGCATTACCTTTTCATCACCTATAAACATACATGCCTGTAAAGGAAATACTTCTTTTGAACCAGGTAAAGATCTAATAAAGTAACCGCTACTACCTTCTTCAGATTCTCTGATTGCAGTTTGTGCAGTATATTTGTCTGTATCTGGCGCTACGGCTTTCCACATATAATCTTTAATCCAGGAATACTTGTCAAGTGCCACGTTCATTCCCATTATCTCAACATCTTTAGAAAAGCTTGTACTTACGACTCCGCTCTGATCTACCTGAATAAATGTACCTGATCTTTCTTTTTCAGTTGGGTCAACCCCTACTTTAAGTAGAGTATCTTGAACTTTTTTAGGAACTTCATGGGCTTTATCTACTCTTTCATGTTCACCAGCTTCTTCTTTAATGAATTTTTCCAGGTCGATGTCTTCCCCATAAATGGCCTTTTTTTCCGCGGCTTTTTTAGCCCTTTCTAATGTACTCTGCAACATTCAACACATCCTTTAAATCCTTCTTTTCGTATATCTTCTAATATTTCTGCGGGACTACCTGAACAGGCTATTTTACCGTCCATGAGTACATTTGCTGTATCTGCACTAACAAAATTTAGAATATAACCTAAATGTGTGATGAGAAGTCCTGATTTTTCTCTCATACCTGGTTTCTTATCTTTATCCAGCAATACATTGATTTCTTCGGCCAGTAACTCCACATTTTCGATATCCACACCAGAATCGGGCTCATCAAACATTATAAAGTCAGGCTTCTGTGCAAGAAGTTGTAAAATTTCCGAACGTTTTACCTCTCCACCTGAGAAACCAAGATTTACATCCCTTTCTAAAAAGCTTTCGTTCATTTTTAATTTTTCAGCCAGTTTCATCAGTTCAGGACTTAATTCTTCATCTTCAGTAACTCCTCCCATGCTTTCCATTTGGAGAATACTCTTTAATTTTACCCCACGAATTGCGGGGGGATTTTGAAAACTAACACCTATACCAGCTTTCACACGTTCTGTAGTGGTATAATCTGTTATATCTTCTCCTTTAAATATAATTTCTCCTCTTGTTACTTTGTACTTAGGAAATCCAAGTATTGCATTAAAAAGAGTGCTTTTACCGGATCCATTTGGCCCTAAAAGGACATGAGTCTCTCCTTTACCTATATATAAATCTATATCGCTTAAAACTTCTCTTCCACTGACTTCAACAGCCAGATCAGTTATTTCAAGTAGCAGTTTTACCACCACCATTTTTAATATTGTGCTCGAAAATTCCCTTAAAGTTCTCAAAAATCCGAGCTTGAAAAAATCAAAGCTAGAGAAAAATGTAGAGCATTTTTCTGTGCATAAAAAATCTACGATTTTTTAAGATTTTTTCGACCCCAAAATTCTACGAATTGTTGAGGGATTTTCGGAAATTATGGATTTTCGGCATGTAAAAAACCTTTGGTTTTTTACGGTTGCAAACGATGTTTGCAAAAATCCCAAACACAAGGGTTTGAGGACTTTAATTTTCTTTTTTTCTTGAAATCATGTTTTTATTTATTATTTTATTTATAATGCTCCCCATATTTAACAATTGTTAAAATGTTGAGATTAAAGATAATTTACACACATTATCTTATTATTTTATTATAAAAAATTAATTTAGTAAATGGAGTTATTTGGAAAATTATAACCATATATAAGTATTATATGCTATTTAAAGTATTTAAAAGTTTTTAATTTAAAATTAAATCATGGAAATCTGGTATTTGAAGTTACAAAAATCGGTTTATTATATATAAACTTTTCGAATTAGATTTATAAATAACCTTTATATTAATCGTCTTTAAACATAGTATGTGTACATAGTACACAATATTGTACATATTAATATGAGTACATAGGAAACATAAGGAGGAAACTCTATGGCTGAGGATGATATTAAAATCGTTATGTTTTGTTGTAACTGGTGTTCCTACGGTGGAGCAGACACAGCAGGTACTGCTAGAATGCAATATCCTCCGAACATACGTGTAATACGAGTAATGTGTTCAGGACGTATAGAACCACAATTTGTTCTAAAAGCATTTAAAGAAGGAGCTGACGGCGTTATTGTAGCCGGATGCCACCACGGGGACTGCCATTACGATGCAGGAAACTACAAATTAGATAGAAGAATGAGACTAATCTACAAACTTGTAGAGGATCTTGGAATAGGAAAAGAAAGAGTATACCACGACTGGATCTCCGCATCAGAAGGAGAAAAATTCGCAGAAACAGTTAAAATGATGGTAGACCGTGTTAAAAATCTTGGACCATCACCACTCAAAGCACAGTTAGCAGAAGTCGAAGAAGCGGAGGCATAAAAATGGCAGAAGAAGGCAAAAAAGCCAAAATATTAACAACATGGCTCTCAGGATGTTCAGGATGTCACCTATCCATTGCAGATATACACGAAGCGATTATCGACGTAATGGAACTTGCAGATTTTGAACACAGCCCTGTTTTAATGGATGTAAAATATGACGAAATTCCAGAAGTAGACGTTGCTATCGTCGAAGGTGGAATCAGAAACGACGAAAACCACGAGATGGCTGAAAAAATCAGAGAAAAAGCTGGTTTAGTCATAGCGTACGGTACATGCGCAGTATACGGCGGTATCCCTGGACTCGGAAACTTATGCACCAACGAAGAACTTTTAAATGAAGCATATATAAACTGCCCAAGTAATGTAAACCCTGAAGGTATAGTTCCATGCGAAGAAGTACCAACTTTTGAAAGTAGGGTAAGACCTCTTGGAGAAGTTATTGATGTAGATTTAAACATACCAGGATGCCCACCAAGATCAGATGTTGTAGCAGAAGCGATTTTAGCTTTACTTACAGGGAAACCAATTGAATTACCAACAACAAACCTTTGTGAAGTTTGTCCAAGAGA includes:
- a CDS encoding PRC-barrel domain-containing protein, with translation MVMTEERKLIKGEEKVWSEIKGYQVATNNARILGELEELIINGKTGKITDVVIKVEKGRNINVKGAKKKGDHLLVPFGKVEKVGEFIIISES
- the fae gene encoding formaldehyde-activating enzyme, which translates into the protein MYLNSEARVGEGDESAHIDLIIGDKEGPVGQSFANAIAIQMEKHTPLYAIIALNLVAKPITIIAPKVTINRMVDAVKIFGPAQKAVAMAVIDSVYGEIIPEEKVEELCIICSVFVHPDAKDKDKIYKYNYEATKLAIKRAFTKEPSIDEFISEKDVFKHPFYYGP
- a CDS encoding SufD family Fe-S cluster assembly protein, whose protein sequence is MLQSTLERAKKAAEKKAIYGEDIDLEKFIKEEAGEHERVDKAHEVPKKVQDTLLKVGVDPTEKERSGTFIQVDQSGVVSTSFSKDVEIMGMNVALDKYSWIKDYMWKAVAPDTDKYTAQTAIRESEEGSSGYFIRSLPGSKEVFPLQACMFIGDEKVMQTAHNIIIAEENSELHIITGCATGEDVSSALHVGVSEFYLKPGSKITFTMVHNWAEQVDVRPRTGVMVGDESTYISNYILTSPVRSIQSYPTAYCSGKNSKVLFQSILGGQKDSILDMGSRVLLEGEGSSSEMISRAVSKDQSQIYSRGHLAGRTQHVKGHLECHGLVLSDDSMIYAVPELEGSATELEMSHEAAVGKIAEEEVLYLMSRGLTEEEAASMIVRGFLSMDITGLPPELAEETKRMLDMSLKGM
- the sufC gene encoding Fe-S cluster assembly ATPase SufC, whose protein sequence is MLLEITDLAVEVSGREVLSDIDLYIGKGETHVLLGPNGSGKSTLFNAILGFPKYKVTRGEIIFKGEDITDYTTTERVKAGIGVSFQNPPAIRGVKLKSILQMESMGGVTEDEELSPELMKLAEKLKMNESFLERDVNLGFSGGEVKRSEILQLLAQKPDFIMFDEPDSGVDIENVELLAEEINVLLDKDKKPGMREKSGLLITHLGYILNFVSADTANVLMDGKIACSGSPAEILEDIRKEGFKGCVECCRVH
- a CDS encoding hydrogenase iron-sulfur subunit, which codes for MAEDDIKIVMFCCNWCSYGGADTAGTARMQYPPNIRVIRVMCSGRIEPQFVLKAFKEGADGVIVAGCHHGDCHYDAGNYKLDRRMRLIYKLVEDLGIGKERVYHDWISASEGEKFAETVKMMVDRVKNLGPSPLKAQLAEVEEAEA
- a CDS encoding F420-nonreducing hydrogenase, whose translation is MAEEGKKAKILTTWLSGCSGCHLSIADIHEAIIDVMELADFEHSPVLMDVKYDEIPEVDVAIVEGGIRNDENHEMAEKIREKAGLVIAYGTCAVYGGIPGLGNLCTNEELLNEAYINCPSNVNPEGIVPCEEVPTFESRVRPLGEVIDVDLNIPGCPPRSDVVAEAILALLTGKPIELPTTNLCEVCPREKPPEGMAMDEIKRQFELGKPEEDICLVTQGLVCMGPATISLCGAECPSIAVPCRGCYGPTSKVMDQGAKMISAIGSDFGVEQDKTVDPETVAEQLDDVVGTFYTFTLPASLVPMKLRTKEGK